ATTAAAAAAAAATTAGTAACCATAAAAGTAAATAAATTGAGTAAAAAAGGAATATTATTAGTTAATTTAGGATCACCTAAATCTACATCCGTAAATGACGTAAAAGAGTATCTTGGAGAGTTTTTAATGGATGAAAGAGTTATTGACTATAATTGGATTCTAAGAACACTTTTAGTAAAAGGAATTATATTAAACACAAGACCTTCAAAATCCGCACAAGCTTATGAGAAAATTTGGACAGATGCGGGATCTCCTTTAATAGTCATTACTGAAAAAATAAAAAATAAATTACAAAATATTGTTGATATTCCTGTTGAAATAGGAATGAGATATGCTGAGCCTAGTATAGAAAATGGAATTTCTAAACTAGTTGAGAAAGGTGTAGATAAAATTGTATTATTTCCATTGTATCCTCAATATGCTATGAGTACAACAGAATCTGTAGTTGTAAAAACAGAAAAAGTAAGAAAAGAGAAATTTCCATCTATTAAAATAAATTATGTGGAACCATTTTATAATAAAGATATATATATAGATTGTCTTGTTGAAAGTATAAAAGACAAGTTTTCGAATGATTTTGATGGGCTGTTATTTTCTTACCACGGTATCCCAGAAAGACATATTTATAAAACAGATCCTACAAGGACTTGTAATTTAAGTGACTGTTGTGATAGAGAATTTAATCCAAGTCATCAATTCTGTTATCGTCATCAATGTTTTGAGACAACAAAAAAAGTTATAGAAAAATTAAATTTATCTCGCGAAAAAACAATTGTTTCATTTCAATCTAGACTAGGAAAAGATAAATGGATTGAGCCATATACAGATTCTACTTTAAAAGTTTTACCATCAAAAGGAATAAAAAAATTGGCAGTTGTTTGCCCTGCATTTGTATCTGATTGTTTGGAAACTCTAGAGGAAATAGCAATGGAAGGAAAAGAAATATTTATTGATAATGGGGGAGAAGCTTATGAGTATATTTCATGTCTAAATGATAATGATTCATGGATACATGTAATCAAAACTTTATGTGAAGAAAAAATAGATGATTTTTATTTATTATAATCTTAAACATTTAACAATTATAGATTAAATTCAAATATTCTACATAGACTTTTAATTGTTAAAAGTGATTCTATCAGTTATTAGTATGCTATTAAGCTAATAGATCTAAATTTTGCATATAAGATTCTTAAAATGTTTTTAAAAGATTAGCTATTTACAGAGAAGTGTATATAAATCAAAAATATTAATATAAGAATGGTTCTGTTATAAAGGATTTATAATAGAACCATTTTCATTTTTTACAAAACAATTGCTAAGCGCAAAGCGAAAGAAATTTATATATCAAATTGGTATATAGTTTCAAGAACAATGTTTATTATTGTTGTTCTTATAGTTTGTTATTTACTTCTGGCAAAATGGAATGGGAGAAACTTTAATGCAGGGTTATTATTGTTGTATTTCATCACTTCGTAGACAATAAATATAATTATTTTAGTATTGATTTCAGTATTTCATATGGAGTTTTTCCTTTAAATGATCCATGTGATCTATTGAAATTTAGCTGGTGTTTTCCAGGGGATTGATATCAATCACGCATCTGTTTATGATATTCATTTTTTGAATGATATAAATCTCAACTATGCGATCAGTTTATGATTAGACGCAATTATGCAACGACTTTTGAAAGGTTTAAAACCAGAATTCCAGCTAAAATTACTGCACTAATAGTGATTCAGTACATTAATAAAATTACTTTAATTGAAATATTAAAAATCTAAAAACTCAAATTATTTAAAATTCACAAGGGGTTTTTTAAATAGTTTATTGTTTTTATAAAGGTGCTTTTTTATCATTTTAAGAAAAAATGGCACTTTAATTGATTTATGTCATAATAAATTTATGTATAATATAAATAAATAACAATAAAGCTATAAGTTTTGTGTTGATTTTATTTTTTCTTATTACGTTCTATTCGTCATTTCTAATTCATTAATTAATATTAGCATATGAAAAAATCAAAAAAATCAGACCTTAAATCAGAACAAATGAGTCAATTTACAATTGATAATTCGAATCAAAAATTGACGACTAATGATGGTGTGTCTATCTATGATAATAATAACACCTTAAAAGTTGGAGATAGAGGACCTTCCTTACAACAAGACCATATATACTTTGATAAGTTGGGTCATTTCGATCGAGAAAGAATACCTGAACGAGTTGTACATGCTCGAGGTAGTGGAGCTCACGGAATATTAGAAATACATGAGGATATAAGTGAATATACATGTGCAAATTTTCTTCAAAAAGGTAAAACAACACCACTATTTATTCGTTTTTCAACTGTTGCAGGATTTAAAGGATCAACAGATTTAGCTAGGGATGTTAGAGGATTTTCAGTAAAATTTTATACAGAAGATGGTAATTATGATTTAGTTGGAAATAACATTCCTGTATTTTTTATTCAAGATGCTATGAATTTCCCTGATTTAATACATGCTGTTAAGCCAGAGCCAGATAAAGAAATTCCCCAAGCTGCTTCAGCGCACGATACTTTTTGGGATTTTATTTCATTAATGCCTGAATCTGCACATATGATAATGTGGGCGATGTCTGACCGAGCAATTCCTCGAAGCCTTAGAATGATGGAGGGGTTTGGTGTACATACATTTAAATTGATTAATGAGAAAGGTAAAGCAACTTTTGTTAAATTCCATTGGAAACCTAAATTAGGAGTGCATTCTGTTGCGTGGAATGAAGCTCAAAAAATATCAGGATTTAATTCTGACTTTCACCGTCTAGATCTATGGGAAGCTATTGATGAAGGAAATTTTCCGCAGTGGGATTTAGGTGTTCAGCTAATTCCTGAAGAAGATGAATTAAAATATTCTTTTGATATCTTGGATGCTACGAAATTGGTTCCAGAAGAATTAGTTCCTGTAAAAATCATTGGAACGATGACCCTTAACCGCAATCCCGACAATTTTTTTGCTGAAACTGAACAAGTGGCTTTTGACCCTGGAAGAATTATCCCAGGTATTGATTTATCTGATGATCCTTTATTGCAAGGTCGTATTTTTTCGTATATGGATACACAGAATTATAGATTAGGTGGAGCAAATTTCCATGAAATACCTATTAATAGATCATTAAACCAAAAGCATAATAATCAAAAAGATGGAACAGGGAGAATTGATATACTGAAAGGAGGTGTAAGTTATTTTCCTAACAGCAAAGCTTCTGGTTGCCCATATCATGCAATGTTAAAGGGAGAGGAAGGTTTTCAATCTCATGAACAAAAGGTAGAAGGGAAGAAAGTAAGGGCTAGATCTGATTCTTTTGCTGATCATTTCTCGCAAGCAACTTTGTTTTTTAATTCTCAATCCAAACCAGAGAAACAACATATTATAGATGCTTTTAGTTTTGAATTGAGTAAGGTTTCTGATCCAAAAATTAGAGAGAGGCAAGTTGCTATACTTTATCAAATTGATAAAACTTTAGCGCAAAAAGTAGGAGATAGTCTTGGTATTATCCCTCCAAAAAAGTTGGATGAGCTGACATTAAGTTTTGCAAGGCAAAATCATCCCAATTATCCTCTGAAGCCTAAAAAACAAGAAATAAATTCATCTGATGCACTGAGTATGAAAGTAAAAGAAGGTGAAGGGAATATTAAAACCAGAAAAGTAGCCTTTTTAGTAGATAATGGTGTTTCTAAAAAAAGTGTAGATCAATTAAAAAAAGCATTGGAAAAAGAGGGAGCTCAAGCGGTATTAATTTCATCTAAAGTTGGAGAGCTAACTTATGAAGAAGGAAGTAAAGAAAAGATTTCCCATAGTTATCTTACAGATCCATCTGTTTGTTATGATGCAGTGTTTACACCATCAGGCAAATCAATAGAATCTTTAAAATTGAATCCAGATTATTATGAATTTATCAATGATTCTTACAGACATTGTAAAATATTAGCATTTGCAAAAGGAGCAGGTTCGTTAATGGATAATTCATTTGTTAAACTTGATAGAGGAGTGATTTTAGAAGATGAAAATGAGAATTGGATTGCGGATTTTATTCAAGTAATGAAATTACATCGTATTTGGGACCGTGAAGAAGAAAGGAAGGTTCCTTCATAATAAAATGTTTAACGTGATATAAATATAAAATTTAGACGAATGATATTACAACTTAGTCCTACAATACTTGTTGATACCCCTATTGGTAGAGGTCGTACTATTTTTATAATTGATTATGGTATGCATCAAAATTCGTGTTGGGTTGTAACGATGGAAAAAAATGGCATTGTAAAACATTTTGATAGCAATGACATTATAGTTTGTACAAATTTTACTTTTCATATCAATGAGGAGAAAAATTGTTTTAATCACAATTCAGATATAAAAAAATAAAATTATGGGAAATGCACAGTCACCGACAGAAAATTTGAGCGGAAATAAAGCCATTGAAAAGATAAA
This portion of the Empedobacter stercoris genome encodes:
- a CDS encoding catalase, translating into MKKSKKSDLKSEQMSQFTIDNSNQKLTTNDGVSIYDNNNTLKVGDRGPSLQQDHIYFDKLGHFDRERIPERVVHARGSGAHGILEIHEDISEYTCANFLQKGKTTPLFIRFSTVAGFKGSTDLARDVRGFSVKFYTEDGNYDLVGNNIPVFFIQDAMNFPDLIHAVKPEPDKEIPQAASAHDTFWDFISLMPESAHMIMWAMSDRAIPRSLRMMEGFGVHTFKLINEKGKATFVKFHWKPKLGVHSVAWNEAQKISGFNSDFHRLDLWEAIDEGNFPQWDLGVQLIPEEDELKYSFDILDATKLVPEELVPVKIIGTMTLNRNPDNFFAETEQVAFDPGRIIPGIDLSDDPLLQGRIFSYMDTQNYRLGGANFHEIPINRSLNQKHNNQKDGTGRIDILKGGVSYFPNSKASGCPYHAMLKGEEGFQSHEQKVEGKKVRARSDSFADHFSQATLFFNSQSKPEKQHIIDAFSFELSKVSDPKIRERQVAILYQIDKTLAQKVGDSLGIIPPKKLDELTLSFARQNHPNYPLKPKKQEINSSDALSMKVKEGEGNIKTRKVAFLVDNGVSKKSVDQLKKALEKEGAQAVLISSKVGELTYEEGSKEKISHSYLTDPSVCYDAVFTPSGKSIESLKLNPDYYEFINDSYRHCKILAFAKGAGSLMDNSFVKLDRGVILEDENENWIADFIQVMKLHRIWDREEERKVPS
- the hemH gene encoding ferrochelatase; translation: MSKKGILLVNLGSPKSTSVNDVKEYLGEFLMDERVIDYNWILRTLLVKGIILNTRPSKSAQAYEKIWTDAGSPLIVITEKIKNKLQNIVDIPVEIGMRYAEPSIENGISKLVEKGVDKIVLFPLYPQYAMSTTESVVVKTEKVRKEKFPSIKINYVEPFYNKDIYIDCLVESIKDKFSNDFDGLLFSYHGIPERHIYKTDPTRTCNLSDCCDREFNPSHQFCYRHQCFETTKKVIEKLNLSREKTIVSFQSRLGKDKWIEPYTDSTLKVLPSKGIKKLAVVCPAFVSDCLETLEEIAMEGKEIFIDNGGEAYEYISCLNDNDSWIHVIKTLCEEKIDDFYLL